The following proteins are encoded in a genomic region of Neisseria perflava:
- a CDS encoding RHS repeat-associated core domain-containing protein encodes MLHQKSDEAFNKGTVWTEEGRNLYRVAAGYKTEAVAKDLANSAVAKLVPESIKTKLTTIAAQLNGYSHKVDARIMGLAGDLLKLLSLLLEALKRRKNHGRSAAVTGKAQKTNPNARLDAATQQSKSKDKPSKCKSCDTGASPQSIDFASGQETFTHVDFSLPGIMPISWGRTYCSGLITYEKGELGARWITPYTARIGIRKQELLYHTSDGRTVSFPLLEPDRAYHHPIEDFTLMRVSEDMLTLNVGKDLLEIYERYGNAFRLSAIKDRNGNALGFHYSGQHLIGINDTNNRLVVIHYNEQDKISRIELAGDNARILASYEYDQAGNLIKATDEAGDVYEYAYQDHLITRYTDRTGRGVNLEWQGRRHWAKCIREYNDDGSGELRLRWDENIRETIVTDAYGYETSYLYDAENYTYRIIYPDHTEEWFFRDDRKNITTHIHPDGSEDNYTYDDKDNLLEHIRADGSVVSFEYDADNNLTAVTDPEGHRWLRQYDANGNMILETDPEENETHYRYNDAGLPIEITDALGGIKTLTWTKDGQILSHTDCSGYTSRWQYDDRGRLQTQTDAEGNSTHYSYDSRGNPEAVVQADGTRESYLYDAEGRLLEHTDPLKQSTHYTYDKGGRLFIRTDALGQQVQYRYDLSSRLIGLLNQNGDLYGFRYNSVGALTEEKGFDGKITRYHYTQGSGVLERIDEAGTVTKLEYDPAGRIESRSILVTNENGEIHETDKENYAYDPSGRLAGTQNAHSRHQYFYDKLGNLIREYRHDSLDGTARSHVWHHRYDALGNRTETIRPDGQRIGYLHYGSGHLHGITLNRNEIAAFERDKLHRETERTFGKHIRQQTQYDPMGRILQQIHNRSRREYGYDAAGQLTHIQSRGGQTQYRYDPIGRLIAAVTPDFSETFAFDPADNRLDLSGNKQDHTGQTNSQEKPSLNKVWGNLLKEYAGVHYDYDQRGNLIRKTRNGETTDYHWNGYNQLVKIENRNGSTEYRYDPLGRRTAKIRNGETTVYHWQEDTLAIESTNGQNTHYLFEPGTFEPLAQFQTASPIGIEREDKPAEPYSYDPETDPLLKIPPEPQGHSEAQPELVYYQLDHLGTPIAAHNAKGEAVWTAEYEAWGRIRKETVSDGLKANIPFRFQGQYYDEESGLHYNRFRYYDPEIGRFVSQDPIGLQGGENLYSYVNNPNQWVDELGLCQIAPKSFSAPTLLKRALNRQGFKTGSKYPARFKEKWSVGGYDYEVRIHGPDASAPSGSTSNMTTTYRVARRRQGVDCNTKQGYGWEYGDALGNWYPNKFLKTANINPLANKAADMTHIKLPSGVIK; translated from the coding sequence ATGCTACATCAAAAATCAGATGAAGCTTTTAACAAAGGGACTGTATGGACAGAAGAAGGTCGCAATTTATATCGTGTAGCGGCAGGATATAAAACTGAAGCCGTTGCAAAAGACTTGGCAAACTCGGCTGTTGCCAAATTGGTTCCGGAATCGATTAAAACCAAGTTGACAACAATCGCAGCACAATTGAATGGATATAGCCATAAAGTGGATGCCCGGATTATGGGTCTGGCAGGAGATTTATTAAAATTATTAAGCTTACTTTTAGAGGCACTTAAAAGACGTAAAAATCATGGCCGTTCGGCTGCAGTTACTGGTAAAGCTCAGAAAACCAACCCAAACGCTCGTCTGGATGCAGCTACTCAGCAAAGTAAAAGTAAGGACAAGCCTTCTAAATGTAAAAGTTGCGATACCGGAGCTTCTCCACAATCTATCGATTTTGCCTCCGGACAAGAAACATTTACACATGTGGATTTCTCCCTGCCCGGCATCATGCCGATAAGCTGGGGCCGTACCTACTGTTCCGGCCTTATCACCTATGAAAAAGGTGAATTGGGCGCACGCTGGATTACCCCCTATACCGCCCGCATCGGTATCCGCAAACAAGAGTTGTTGTACCATACCTCTGACGGTCGGACCGTGTCTTTCCCATTATTGGAACCCGACAGGGCTTATCACCATCCGATAGAAGATTTTACGCTGATGCGGGTCAGTGAAGATATGCTGACCCTTAACGTTGGCAAAGATCTGCTGGAGATTTATGAGCGTTATGGGAATGCTTTCCGATTATCGGCCATTAAAGATCGCAATGGTAATGCACTTGGTTTCCATTATTCAGGGCAGCATTTGATTGGGATTAATGATACCAACAACCGCCTGGTGGTTATTCACTATAATGAACAGGATAAAATCAGCCGTATTGAATTAGCCGGTGATAATGCCCGTATTTTGGCAAGCTACGAATATGATCAGGCTGGAAATCTTATCAAGGCTACTGATGAGGCAGGAGATGTTTACGAATATGCTTACCAAGACCACTTAATCACGCGTTATACGGACCGTACCGGTAGAGGTGTCAACCTTGAGTGGCAAGGACGTCGCCATTGGGCTAAATGTATTCGAGAATATAACGATGACGGTAGCGGAGAGTTAAGGTTGAGATGGGATGAAAACATCCGTGAAACGATTGTAACTGATGCTTATGGCTATGAGACCAGTTATCTGTATGATGCAGAAAACTATACTTATCGGATTATTTATCCTGATCATACCGAAGAATGGTTTTTCCGAGATGACCGTAAAAACATTACGACTCATATTCATCCTGACGGTAGTGAGGACAATTACACCTATGATGACAAAGACAATCTGCTCGAGCACATCCGAGCCGATGGTAGTGTCGTTTCTTTCGAATACGATGCCGATAATAATCTGACTGCCGTTACCGACCCCGAGGGACACCGCTGGTTACGTCAATATGATGCCAACGGCAACATGATTCTCGAAACAGACCCCGAAGAGAACGAAACCCACTATCGCTATAACGATGCAGGCTTACCGATAGAAATCACCGACGCACTTGGTGGTATTAAAACCCTGACTTGGACGAAGGATGGACAAATCTTAAGTCATACCGACTGCTCCGGCTATACCAGCCGCTGGCAATATGATGATAGGGGCCGTCTGCAGACCCAAACCGATGCCGAAGGCAACAGCACACACTATAGCTATGACTCACGGGGCAATCCCGAAGCTGTGGTCCAAGCAGACGGCACGAGGGAATCCTATCTGTATGATGCGGAAGGTAGACTGCTTGAGCATACCGACCCGCTCAAGCAAAGCACTCACTATACCTATGACAAAGGTGGCCGTCTCTTCATCCGTACTGATGCACTTGGACAACAAGTCCAATACCGCTACGATCTCAGCAGCCGCTTAATCGGGTTACTGAACCAAAACGGCGATCTTTACGGTTTCCGCTACAACAGCGTCGGCGCGCTGACCGAAGAAAAAGGCTTTGACGGTAAAATCACCCGCTACCATTACACCCAAGGCAGCGGCGTACTTGAACGCATAGATGAAGCCGGTACTGTCACCAAACTGGAATACGATCCCGCTGGCCGTATCGAAAGCCGCAGCATCCTTGTAACCAATGAAAACGGCGAGATACACGAAACCGACAAAGAAAACTACGCCTATGACCCAAGCGGCAGGCTGGCAGGAACCCAAAACGCCCACAGCCGCCACCAATACTTCTACGACAAACTTGGCAACCTTATCAGGGAGTACCGTCACGACAGCCTGGACGGCACAGCCCGAAGCCACGTCTGGCATCATCGCTACGATGCATTGGGCAACCGTACCGAAACCATCCGTCCCGACGGGCAGCGTATCGGTTATCTCCACTATGGCAGCGGCCACCTGCACGGCATTACCCTCAACCGTAACGAAATAGCGGCCTTCGAACGCGACAAACTACACCGCGAAACCGAACGCACCTTTGGCAAACATATCCGCCAACAAACACAATACGACCCCATGGGCAGAATCCTGCAGCAAATCCACAACCGCAGCCGGCGCGAATACGGCTACGATGCCGCCGGACAACTGACCCATATCCAAAGCAGAGGAGGTCAAACCCAATACCGCTACGATCCCATCGGCAGACTGATCGCCGCCGTCACTCCCGATTTTAGCGAAACCTTCGCCTTTGACCCAGCCGATAACCGTCTTGACCTAAGCGGCAACAAACAAGACCATACAGGCCAAACAAACAGCCAAGAAAAACCGTCCCTAAACAAAGTCTGGGGCAACCTGCTTAAAGAGTACGCAGGCGTACACTACGACTATGACCAACGCGGCAACCTGATCCGCAAAACCCGCAATGGCGAAACCACAGACTACCATTGGAACGGCTACAACCAACTCGTTAAAATAGAAAACCGCAACGGCAGTACCGAATACCGCTACGACCCCTTAGGCAGGCGTACCGCCAAAATCCGCAACGGAGAAACCACCGTCTACCACTGGCAGGAAGACACCCTTGCCATCGAAAGCACAAACGGACAAAACACCCATTACCTGTTCGAACCCGGTACATTCGAACCGCTGGCGCAATTTCAGACGGCCTCACCGATAGGCATAGAAAGGGAAGACAAACCCGCCGAACCGTACAGCTACGACCCCGAAACCGATCCGCTGCTGAAAATCCCGCCCGAACCCCAAGGGCACTCCGAAGCCCAGCCTGAATTGGTTTATTACCAACTCGACCATCTCGGCACACCGATTGCCGCACACAATGCCAAAGGCGAAGCCGTATGGACGGCCGAATACGAAGCATGGGGCAGAATCCGCAAAGAAACCGTTTCAGACGGCCTCAAAGCCAACATCCCGTTCCGTTTCCAAGGTCAGTATTACGACGAAGAAAGCGGGCTGCACTACAACCGTTTCCGGTATTACGACCCTGAAATCGGGCGGTTTGTAAGTCAGGACCCGATTGGGTTGCAAGGGGGAGAGAATTTATATTCATACGTAAATAACCCAAATCAATGGGTAGATGAGTTAGGTTTATGCCAAATTGCTCCCAAATCATTTTCTGCACCTACTTTATTAAAAAGGGCGTTAAATCGTCAGGGCTTTAAAACTGGAAGTAAGTATCCTGCTAGATTCAAAGAAAAATGGTCTGTTGGAGGGTACGATTATGAAGTTCGTATTCATGGTCCTGACGCTAGTGCGCCTTCAGGATCCACTTCAAATATGACAACAACTTATAGAGTGGCTAGAAGAAGGCAGGGGGTCGATTGTAATACAAAACAAGGGTACGGATGGGAATATGGCGATGCATTAGGTAATTGGTATCCAAATAAATTTTTAAAAACAGCAAATATCAATCCACTAGCTAATAAAGCAGCAGATATGACGCATATCAAGCTGCCATCAGGAGTAATTAAATGA
- a CDS encoding RHS domain-containing protein, with the protein MIIDHLGTPIAAHNAKGEAVWTAKYEAWGRIRNEIVSDGLKVHVLFSIMMKRTGCTTTVLLLQPKECWMKLKKKRGFNNKGFVEKRLGGYKQKGRLKNLSDGLLLLNFVSDCTTRRSRN; encoded by the coding sequence TTGATCATTGACCATCTGGGTACGCCGATTGCCGCACATAATGCAAAAGGCGAAGCCGTATGGACGGCCAAATACGAAGCATGGGGCAGAATCCGTAACGAAATCGTTTCAGACGGCCTCAAAGTCCACGTTCTGTTCAGTATCATGATGAAAAGAACAGGCTGCACTACAACCGTTTTGTTATTACAACCAAAAGAATGCTGGATGAAATTGAAAAAAAAACGGGGATTTAACAACAAGGGATTTGTTGAGAAAAGGCTGGGGGGATATAAACAAAAAGGCCGTCTGAAAAACCTTTCAGACGGCCTTTTACTTTTGAATTTCGTAAGTGATTGTACAACTAGGAGAAGCAGGAATTAA
- a CDS encoding Mth938-like domain-containing protein: MKITENHIDEAASFFSSSQGILQIGEQTYSEPICWQDGKVSIIPQTTIEELNEQIFISAIEIAENRPEVIIIGTGEKQKFLHPKIAAALSAYGVGLECMNTASACRTLVLLQGEGRSAWAWLWP, encoded by the coding sequence ATGAAAATCACAGAAAACCATATCGATGAAGCAGCATCATTTTTTTCATCCTCACAAGGCATATTGCAAATCGGAGAACAAACATATTCAGAACCCATTTGCTGGCAAGATGGCAAAGTGAGCATCATCCCTCAAACAACCATCGAGGAATTAAACGAACAAATTTTTATATCAGCAATTGAAATAGCAGAAAACCGTCCTGAAGTCATTATTATAGGTACAGGAGAAAAACAAAAATTTCTGCATCCCAAAATTGCCGCAGCCTTATCAGCTTACGGAGTCGGCCTTGAATGCATGAATACAGCCTCAGCTTGCCGAACTTTAGTTTTGCTGCAAGGCGAAGGACGAAGCGCATGGGCTTGGTTGTGGCCATAA
- a CDS encoding homoserine dehydrogenase has product MKPVNIGLLGLGTVGGGTATVLQNNAAEISRRLGREVRISAVCDLSEEKAKQICPNAAFIKDPFELVQHQDVDVVVELFGGTGIAKDAVLKAIENGKHIVTANKKLLAEYGNEIFPLAEEKNVMVQFEAAVAGGIPIIKALREGLAANQIRSIAGIINGTSNFILTEMREKGSAFADVLKEAQALGYAEADPTFDIEGHDAGHKITIMSALAFGTPMNFSACYLEGISKLDSRDIKYAEELGYRIKLLGITRKTDKGIELRVHPTLIPESRLLANVNGVMNAVRVNADMVGETLYYGAGAGALPTASAVVADIIDIARLIEAETDHRVPHLAFQPSQVQAQNILSMDEITSSYYLRVQATDEPGTLGQIAALLAKENVSIEALIQKGVINQSTAEIVILTHTTVEHNVKRAIAAIEALSCVDAPITMIRMESLHD; this is encoded by the coding sequence ATGAAGCCAGTAAATATCGGTCTTTTAGGTTTGGGTACAGTCGGTGGCGGTACGGCTACTGTATTGCAGAACAACGCTGCGGAAATCAGCCGCCGCTTGGGACGTGAAGTTCGTATTTCTGCTGTTTGTGATTTGAGCGAAGAAAAAGCCAAACAAATTTGCCCAAATGCTGCTTTTATCAAAGATCCGTTTGAGCTGGTTCAACATCAAGATGTTGATGTTGTTGTGGAATTGTTTGGCGGTACCGGTATTGCCAAAGATGCGGTATTGAAAGCGATTGAAAACGGCAAACACATTGTTACTGCCAATAAAAAACTGCTGGCTGAATACGGCAATGAAATTTTCCCTTTGGCGGAAGAAAAAAATGTCATGGTACAGTTTGAAGCTGCTGTTGCCGGCGGTATCCCTATTATCAAGGCTTTGCGTGAAGGTTTGGCTGCGAACCAAATCCGCAGTATTGCCGGTATTATTAATGGTACCAGCAACTTCATTCTTACTGAAATGCGTGAAAAAGGCAGCGCGTTTGCAGACGTCTTGAAAGAAGCTCAGGCTTTGGGCTATGCAGAAGCTGACCCTACTTTTGATATCGAAGGTCATGATGCCGGCCATAAAATTACGATTATGAGCGCATTGGCATTTGGTACGCCGATGAACTTTTCTGCCTGTTATTTGGAAGGCATCAGCAAACTCGACAGCCGCGATATCAAATACGCTGAAGAACTTGGCTATCGTATCAAGTTGTTGGGTATTACCCGTAAAACCGACAAAGGTATCGAGTTGCGCGTACACCCTACTCTGATTCCTGAAAGCCGTTTGCTGGCTAACGTTAACGGCGTGATGAATGCTGTCCGTGTCAATGCCGATATGGTTGGTGAAACCTTGTATTACGGTGCGGGCGCCGGTGCATTGCCGACTGCTTCTGCCGTAGTTGCCGACATCATTGATATTGCCCGCCTGATTGAAGCGGAAACTGACCATCGTGTTCCTCACTTGGCATTCCAACCTTCTCAAGTTCAAGCGCAAAATATTCTGTCTATGGATGAAATCACCAGCAGCTACTATCTGCGCGTTCAAGCAACTGACGAACCGGGCACTTTGGGTCAAATTGCCGCACTCTTGGCCAAAGAAAATGTTTCTATCGAGGCTCTGATTCAAAAAGGCGTGATTAATCAAAGTACTGCCGAAATTGTGATTCTGACCCACACCACAGTGGAACACAACGTCAAACGCGCTATCGCTGCGATTGAAGCGCTGAGTTGCGTGGATGCTCCGATCACCATGATCCGCATGGAAAGCCTGCATGACTGA
- a CDS encoding S-methyl-5'-thioinosine phosphorylase — protein sequence MLAIIGGSGLTKLPELEITERKIVRTPYGLTSSPILFGRLGRLDIVFLARHGFSHTIAPHEINYRANIWALHSLGVANIIAISSVVGINPDFENGSLVLPDDLIDYTYGRKDTFFEGQECPVVHTDFFNPYCDELRQELLNITKAHNVPIYDSAVYGCLQGPRRPTRAEIARYRRDGVDVLGMTGMPEAVLARELKMAYAHFCSVSSIDCFDSGVGTEGCNEQTSMTMTKIRQLLNGL from the coding sequence ATGTTAGCCATTATCGGCGGCAGCGGTTTGACCAAACTGCCGGAACTCGAAATTACTGAACGAAAAATCGTACGCACCCCTTACGGCTTAACCAGCAGCCCTATTTTGTTCGGCAGGTTAGGGCGCTTGGACATTGTTTTCCTTGCCCGACACGGCTTCAGTCATACCATCGCGCCGCATGAAATCAACTACCGCGCCAATATCTGGGCGTTGCACTCTTTAGGCGTTGCAAACATCATTGCCATTTCTTCAGTCGTCGGTATCAATCCTGATTTTGAAAACGGCAGTTTGGTGTTGCCGGACGATTTGATCGACTATACCTATGGCCGTAAAGATACTTTTTTTGAAGGCCAAGAATGCCCTGTCGTCCATACCGATTTTTTCAACCCTTATTGCGATGAATTGCGACAAGAATTGTTGAATATCACGAAAGCGCATAATGTGCCGATTTACGACTCCGCCGTTTATGGCTGCCTGCAAGGCCCGCGCCGTCCAACTCGCGCTGAAATCGCCCGTTATCGACGTGACGGTGTAGATGTACTCGGTATGACCGGCATGCCCGAAGCCGTTTTAGCCAGAGAGTTGAAAATGGCCTATGCCCACTTTTGCAGCGTCAGCAGTATTGATTGCTTTGATAGCGGAGTAGGGACTGAGGGCTGTAATGAACAGACTTCTATGACGATGACGAAAATCCGACAATTATTGAATGGTTTGTAA
- a CDS encoding AI-2E family transporter, with translation MYQKKTRGAKPWIIMACVIAAFIWLLYALGDVLTPFIVAAVLAYVLNPLVEWLQLKRIRRAPASMIIMAFALLVLLSLVLIIVPMLLNQFNNLAERLPQIVGFVQNKLLPWLNSVSGDYIQIDQESIIAWLQSHTDELSNTLKEWIPTLMRQSGNVISGVSNLVLLPLLLYYFLLDWKRWSSGISKLVPRRFIETYTRISSNMDEVLGEFLRGQLMVMMIMGLIYGLGLMLVGLDSGFAIGMIAGILVFIPYLGAFTGLLLATVAALLQYGSWQGLLMVWAVFGVGQFLESYFITPKIVGDRIGLSPFWVIFSLMAFGQLMGFVGMLAGLPLAAVTLVLLREGASAYFGSHFYKHK, from the coding sequence ATGTATCAAAAGAAAACGCGCGGCGCAAAACCGTGGATTATTATGGCTTGCGTTATCGCAGCCTTTATTTGGCTTTTATATGCTTTGGGCGATGTTTTGACACCGTTTATTGTGGCCGCCGTTTTGGCCTATGTTTTGAATCCCTTGGTTGAGTGGCTGCAATTGAAGCGTATCCGTCGCGCGCCGGCCTCTATGATTATTATGGCGTTTGCCTTGCTGGTATTGCTGTCGTTGGTACTGATTATCGTGCCTATGTTGTTGAACCAGTTTAACAATCTGGCCGAACGCCTGCCACAAATCGTAGGCTTTGTTCAAAACAAATTGCTGCCGTGGCTCAATAGCGTCAGCGGGGATTATATTCAAATCGATCAAGAATCAATTATTGCATGGTTGCAGTCGCATACGGATGAGTTGAGCAATACGCTTAAAGAATGGATTCCTACCTTGATGCGTCAAAGCGGCAACGTGATCAGCGGCGTCAGCAATTTGGTGTTGTTGCCTTTGTTGCTGTATTACTTCTTGTTGGATTGGAAACGTTGGTCTTCCGGAATCAGCAAATTGGTTCCGCGTCGTTTTATCGAAACCTACACGCGTATCAGCAGCAATATGGATGAAGTTTTGGGCGAGTTCCTGCGCGGCCAGCTGATGGTTATGATGATTATGGGCTTGATCTATGGCTTGGGCTTGATGCTGGTCGGTTTGGATTCCGGCTTTGCCATCGGTATGATTGCCGGTATTTTGGTATTTATTCCGTATTTGGGTGCATTTACCGGCCTTTTGCTGGCAACAGTTGCCGCACTTTTGCAATATGGCTCATGGCAGGGCTTGTTGATGGTCTGGGCTGTATTCGGTGTCGGACAATTCTTGGAAAGCTATTTCATTACACCTAAAATCGTCGGCGACCGCATCGGTTTGTCGCCTTTCTGGGTGATTTTCTCGTTGATGGCTTTCGGACAACTGATGGGTTTTGTTGGTATGCTTGCCGGTCTGCCACTTGCCGCTGTGACGCTTGTTTTATTGCGTGAGGGCGCATCTGCCTATTTCGGCAGCCATTTCTACAAACATAAATAA
- the purM gene encoding phosphoribosylformylglycinamidine cyclo-ligase has protein sequence MSTSLSYRDAGVDIDAGDQLVENIKPFAKRTMRPEVLGDLGGFGALVEIGKKYKNPVLVSGTDGVGTKLKLAFDWDKHDTVGIDLVAMSVNDILVQGAEPLFFLDYFACGKLDVARATDVIKGIAQGCEESGCALIGGETAEMPGMYPEGEYDLAGFAVGVVEKERVINGRNIQAGDVVLGLASNGAHSNGYSLVRKIIERDNPDLDAEFDNGKTLREAIIAPTRLYVKPILAALEKFTIKGMAHITGGGITENVPRVLPENTVAQIDAKAWELPKLFQWLQKAGNVETQEMYRTFNCGIGMVVIIAKEDADAVQAFLSEQGETVYRLGAVRERNGDEHQTQVA, from the coding sequence ATGAGCACTTCTTTGAGCTATCGTGACGCAGGCGTGGATATCGACGCAGGCGATCAACTGGTCGAAAACATCAAACCCTTTGCCAAGCGTACTATGCGCCCTGAAGTGTTGGGTGATTTGGGCGGTTTCGGCGCTTTGGTCGAAATTGGCAAAAAATACAAAAATCCGGTATTGGTTTCCGGTACGGACGGCGTCGGCACCAAGCTGAAACTGGCATTCGACTGGGATAAACACGATACTGTCGGCATCGATTTGGTTGCCATGAGCGTCAACGACATTTTGGTTCAAGGTGCGGAACCTTTGTTCTTCTTGGACTATTTCGCTTGCGGCAAGCTGGATGTTGCCCGCGCGACTGATGTGATTAAAGGCATTGCCCAAGGCTGTGAAGAATCCGGTTGCGCTTTGATTGGCGGTGAAACTGCCGAAATGCCGGGCATGTATCCCGAAGGCGAATACGACTTGGCCGGTTTTGCCGTCGGCGTGGTTGAAAAAGAACGCGTCATCAACGGCCGCAACATTCAGGCCGGAGACGTTGTTTTGGGCTTGGCTTCCAACGGCGCACACTCCAACGGCTATTCGTTGGTACGCAAAATCATCGAGCGCGACAATCCTGATTTGGACGCGGAATTTGACAACGGCAAAACCTTGCGCGAAGCCATCATCGCCCCTACTCGCCTGTATGTGAAACCTATCCTTGCCGCTTTGGAGAAATTCACCATTAAAGGCATGGCCCATATTACCGGCGGCGGCATTACCGAAAACGTACCTCGCGTTTTGCCTGAAAATACTGTTGCACAAATCGATGCCAAAGCGTGGGAATTGCCTAAACTGTTCCAATGGCTGCAAAAAGCAGGCAATGTGGAAACCCAAGAAATGTACCGTACCTTCAACTGCGGTATCGGCATGGTCGTAATCATTGCCAAAGAAGATGCCGATGCAGTACAGGCATTCTTGAGCGAACAAGGCGAAACCGTTTACCGATTGGGTGCAGTTCGTGAGCGCAACGGCGACGAACATCAAACCCAAGTGGCTTGA
- a CDS encoding acetate kinase: MSNQLILVLNCGSSSLKGAVIDRKNGKVLLSCLGERLGTPEAIITFNKDGKKCQTALTSRNDHAGAVGMLLKELEKHGLHDQIKAIGHRIAHGGEKYSESVLIDQAVMDELNACIPLAPLHNPANINGILAAQEHFPGLPNVGVMDTSFHQTMPERAYTYAVPRELRKKYAFRRYGFHGTSMRYVAPEAARILGKPLEDIRMIIAHLGNGASITAIKNGKSVDTSMGFTPIEGLVMGTRCGDIDPGVYSYLTSHAGLDVAQVDEMLNKKSGLLGISELSNDCRSLEIAADEGHEGARLALEVMTYRLAKYIASMAVACGGVDALVFTGGIGENSRNIRAKTVSYLDFLGLHIDTKANMEKRYGNSGIISPTDSSPAVLVVPTNEELMIAHDTAQLAGFLEEVG, translated from the coding sequence ATGTCCAACCAACTCATTCTTGTTCTGAACTGCGGCAGCTCTTCACTCAAAGGTGCCGTTATCGACCGTAAAAACGGCAAAGTTCTTCTGAGCTGTCTCGGCGAACGCTTGGGTACGCCCGAAGCAATCATTACGTTCAACAAAGACGGTAAAAAATGCCAAACTGCTTTGACCAGCCGTAACGACCACGCCGGTGCAGTAGGCATGTTGCTGAAAGAACTGGAAAAACATGGTCTGCACGACCAAATTAAAGCCATCGGCCACCGCATCGCACACGGCGGCGAAAAATACAGCGAATCTGTTTTGATCGACCAAGCAGTCATGGACGAACTCAATGCCTGCATTCCGCTCGCTCCGCTGCACAACCCTGCCAATATCAACGGTATTTTGGCCGCACAAGAACATTTCCCGGGTCTGCCCAATGTCGGCGTGATGGATACTTCGTTCCACCAAACCATGCCGGAGCGTGCCTACACTTATGCAGTTCCGCGTGAATTGCGCAAAAAATACGCTTTCCGCCGCTACGGTTTCCACGGTACCAGCATGCGTTATGTTGCCCCTGAAGCCGCACGGATTTTGGGCAAACCGCTGGAAGACATCCGTATGATTATTGCCCACTTAGGCAACGGCGCATCCATTACCGCCATTAAAAACGGCAAATCCGTTGACACCAGTATGGGTTTCACGCCGATCGAAGGTTTGGTAATGGGTACACGTTGCGGCGACATCGATCCGGGCGTATACAGCTATCTGACTTCCCATGCCGGTTTGGATGTTGCCCAAGTTGATGAAATGTTGAACAAAAAATCAGGATTGCTCGGTATTTCCGAACTTTCCAACGACTGCCGTTCTTTGGAAATCGCGGCGGACGAAGGTCATGAAGGTGCACGTTTGGCCCTAGAAGTCATGACCTACCGCCTTGCCAAATACATTGCTTCGATGGCTGTGGCTTGCGGCGGCGTAGATGCGCTCGTGTTTACCGGCGGTATCGGCGAAAACTCGCGTAATATCCGTGCCAAAACCGTTTCCTATCTTGATTTCTTGGGTCTACACATCGACACCAAAGCCAATATGGAAAAACGCTACGGCAATTCAGGCATTATCAGCCCGACCGATTCCTCTCCGGCTGTTTTGGTCGTTCCAACCAATGAAGAGCTGATGATTGCCCACGATACGGCGCAGTTGGCCGGCTTTTTGGAGGAAGTAGGCTAG